In Legionella lytica, one genomic interval encodes:
- the hppD gene encoding 4-hydroxyphenylpyruvate dioxygenase, giving the protein MQTNENPCGLDGFAFLEFSGPDKKRLHQQFLDMGFQITATHKNQDVALFQQGQIQFIVNATTHSQAAVHAATHGPGACAMGFKVRDAKAAFAHAIKHGATAFEDCEHAHHGLPAIQAIGGSVIYFVDDQHQPFAQHWTNKSDAPVGNGLLLIDHLTHNVFRGNMDKWADFYERIFNFQEIRYFNIKGKMTGLLSRALGSPCGKIKIPLNESKDDVSQIEEFLHEYHGEGIQHMALTTDDIYHTVHSLREQGVQFLDVPDTYYEMLQDRLPWHQEPVKQLHQEKILIDGETDPKHGLLLQIFTENIFGPVFFEIIQRKGNQGFGEGNFQALFEAIERDQIKRGTLKEVQ; this is encoded by the coding sequence ATGCAAACAAATGAGAACCCATGTGGATTAGATGGCTTTGCTTTTTTAGAGTTCTCAGGACCAGACAAAAAACGCCTGCATCAACAATTTCTTGATATGGGCTTTCAAATTACCGCAACCCATAAAAATCAAGACGTTGCCTTATTCCAACAAGGGCAAATTCAATTCATAGTCAATGCAACAACACACAGCCAAGCAGCCGTTCATGCAGCCACTCATGGCCCTGGAGCTTGTGCAATGGGATTTAAAGTACGTGATGCTAAAGCTGCTTTTGCGCATGCCATTAAACATGGGGCAACTGCTTTTGAAGATTGTGAGCATGCTCATCATGGCTTACCAGCAATTCAAGCGATTGGCGGGAGCGTAATTTATTTTGTTGATGACCAGCATCAACCTTTTGCCCAACACTGGACAAATAAATCGGATGCTCCTGTGGGCAATGGTCTTTTACTGATTGATCATCTAACTCACAACGTCTTTCGCGGTAATATGGATAAATGGGCTGATTTCTATGAGCGGATTTTTAATTTCCAGGAAATCCGTTATTTTAATATCAAAGGCAAAATGACTGGTTTGCTTAGCCGTGCCTTAGGTAGCCCCTGTGGGAAAATTAAGATTCCTCTCAATGAATCCAAAGATGACGTATCGCAAATTGAAGAGTTCCTCCATGAGTATCATGGCGAAGGCATACAACATATGGCCTTAACTACGGACGATATTTATCACACCGTGCATAGTCTAAGAGAGCAAGGGGTTCAATTTCTTGATGTTCCAGACACCTATTATGAAATGCTGCAAGATCGTCTCCCATGGCATCAAGAACCAGTAAAACAACTGCACCAGGAAAAAATATTGATTGATGGTGAAACGGATCCCAAACATGGTTTATTACTGCAAATCTTTACTGAAAATATTTTTGGCCCAGTATTTTTTGAAATTATTCAACGTAAAGGCAATCAAGGATTTGGGGAAGGGAACTTTCAGGCGTTATTTGAAGCAATTGAACGTGACCAAATCAAACGTGGTACTTTAAAAGAAGTTCAGTAG
- a CDS encoding O-methyltransferase, translating to MKQLSLTPELYDYILDKSLREHPTLERLRKDTSLMELANMQVAPEQAQFMQFLLRTIGAKNVLELGTFTGYSALAMALALPENGRLITCDISAQWTKKAHLFWEEAKQGQKIELRIAPALDSLHALIDEGWEQKFDFIFIDADKTNYVQYYELALKLIQPKGIIAIDNVLWDGKVIDEQDSNGQTREIKKLNDLIKNDQRVFTSMLPIADGLFLVHLV from the coding sequence ATGAAACAATTAAGCCTGACTCCAGAGCTTTATGACTACATTTTGGATAAATCATTGCGCGAGCATCCTACCTTGGAACGCTTGCGCAAGGACACGTCCTTAATGGAACTGGCAAACATGCAAGTTGCGCCAGAACAAGCGCAATTCATGCAGTTTCTCTTACGCACCATCGGTGCCAAAAATGTATTAGAACTAGGTACATTCACGGGCTATAGCGCCTTGGCCATGGCTCTAGCTCTGCCTGAGAATGGTCGCTTAATCACCTGTGATATTAGTGCCCAGTGGACTAAAAAAGCTCATCTTTTTTGGGAAGAAGCGAAGCAAGGTCAAAAGATTGAACTACGTATTGCCCCCGCTCTAGATTCGCTCCATGCACTCATTGACGAAGGTTGGGAACAAAAATTTGATTTTATCTTTATTGATGCAGATAAAACCAACTACGTTCAATACTATGAATTGGCATTAAAGCTGATCCAGCCTAAAGGCATCATTGCTATTGATAATGTGCTTTGGGATGGTAAAGTAATCGATGAGCAAGACAGCAACGGCCAAACCCGAGAAATAAAAAAACTTAATGATTTAATTAAAAATGACCAGCGGGTATTTACGAGCATGCTCCCCATAGCCGATGGATTGTTTTTAGTGCACTTAGTATAG
- a CDS encoding Leu/Phe/Val dehydrogenase, whose translation MMSVENISTDSSARADDDFLEYALAHGFGDLHFKVDPETGMKAIIAIHNTKLGPALGGCRFIEYPSTAAALNDAMRLARGMSYKAASVNLPLGGGKSVIIKPRGSFDRAGYMHKFGQFVNELNGRYITALDSGTLLSDMDIIGEHTSHVASLSKYDGDPSPSTARGILRGIQAAVAYKLGKDNLKGVHVAIQGLGHVGYLLAQHLHELGATLTVADISPAAVEKAIKEFGAKPVTTEEIHKVPCDVFAPCALGAILNDITIPQLQTTIVAGAANNQLAHTYHGKILHEKGILLAVDYVINAGGLIFAASKYLHTPESKINEQIDNIREHLTEIFARSAKENVPTNEIADAMAQEKLA comes from the coding sequence ATGATGTCTGTTGAAAATATAAGCACTGACAGCTCAGCACGAGCTGATGATGATTTTCTTGAATACGCCCTAGCACACGGGTTTGGTGATTTGCATTTTAAAGTAGACCCGGAAACCGGCATGAAAGCGATCATTGCCATACATAACACCAAATTAGGCCCTGCTTTAGGTGGTTGTCGTTTTATAGAATATCCTAGCACTGCCGCTGCTCTTAACGATGCAATGCGCCTTGCTCGTGGCATGAGTTATAAAGCGGCTTCAGTGAATTTACCTTTAGGTGGTGGTAAATCAGTAATTATCAAACCACGTGGGTCCTTTGACCGTGCTGGTTACATGCATAAATTTGGCCAATTTGTTAACGAGTTAAATGGTCGTTATATCACTGCTCTAGATAGTGGTACGCTCTTAAGCGATATGGACATTATTGGCGAACATACCAGTCATGTTGCTAGTTTATCTAAGTATGATGGCGATCCATCTCCTTCAACTGCACGTGGAATTTTACGTGGTATCCAAGCAGCTGTTGCGTATAAGCTAGGCAAAGATAATCTTAAGGGTGTTCATGTTGCCATTCAAGGCTTAGGCCATGTGGGTTATCTACTGGCTCAACATTTACATGAGTTAGGCGCAACCCTAACTGTTGCTGATATTTCTCCTGCCGCAGTAGAAAAAGCAATTAAAGAATTCGGTGCTAAACCTGTAACAACTGAAGAAATTCACAAGGTTCCTTGTGATGTATTTGCTCCCTGTGCTTTAGGTGCAATACTCAATGATATTACTATTCCTCAGTTGCAAACGACCATTGTCGCTGGTGCAGCAAATAACCAACTTGCTCATACTTATCATGGTAAAATATTACATGAAAAAGGAATCCTCTTAGCAGTAGATTACGTAATTAATGCCGGCGGATTAATTTTCGCAGCATCTAAATATCTGCATACTCCTGAGAGTAAAATCAATGAGCAAATCGATAACATTCGTGAACATTTAACTGAAATTTTTGCTCGTTCAGCAAAAGAAAATGTACCCACAAATGAAATTGCCGATGCGATGGCTCAAGAGAAGTTAGCATAA
- the ugpQ gene encoding glycerophosphodiester phosphodiesterase, translating to MVVEQVIGHRGASAYAPENTLAAFNKALEMGCRFIEFDVMCSEDGEPFIFHDDKLKRTTNGRGDIGGVNADYLSSLDAGSWFSRQYKGEPIPHFQAVLEWLVSSDVQANIEIKPYPGTDEQTAVTVLTHINRYWPEGRALPLISSFSWDALVMCRNLAPEMPLGLLFHEWDEQWLQKAKQLECFSIHFNRKILTADRVNAVKEQGYVVCAYTVNRKRQANKLFKWGVDAIFSDYPDLLA from the coding sequence TTGGTTGTTGAACAAGTTATTGGCCATCGCGGCGCATCGGCATATGCCCCTGAAAACACCTTGGCTGCATTTAACAAAGCATTGGAAATGGGCTGTCGCTTCATTGAATTTGATGTTATGTGCAGCGAGGATGGTGAGCCATTTATATTCCATGATGATAAGTTAAAAAGAACAACTAATGGGCGCGGTGACATCGGGGGGGTTAACGCTGATTATTTAAGTTCTCTAGATGCCGGCTCCTGGTTTTCTCGACAATACAAAGGAGAGCCGATCCCTCATTTTCAAGCGGTTTTGGAATGGTTGGTCAGCTCAGATGTACAGGCGAATATAGAAATTAAACCTTACCCGGGAACTGATGAGCAAACCGCAGTGACGGTGCTGACTCATATCAATCGATACTGGCCGGAAGGAAGAGCTTTACCATTGATTTCCAGCTTTTCCTGGGATGCCTTAGTGATGTGCCGTAATTTAGCGCCAGAAATGCCTTTAGGATTGCTCTTTCACGAATGGGATGAGCAGTGGTTGCAAAAAGCGAAACAATTAGAGTGTTTTTCAATTCATTTTAATCGGAAAATATTAACTGCCGATCGAGTGAACGCCGTTAAAGAGCAAGGATATGTTGTATGTGCTTATACGGTAAACCGTAAACGCCAAGCAAATAAATTATTCAAGTGGGGCGTTGATGCTATTTTTAGTGATTACCCAGATCTTTTAGCATGA
- a CDS encoding extracellular solute-binding protein: protein MNKLLIGLLAFFCTLTLHAKPVELLLWHGMAGHLGDEVKLLADDFNKSQTQYIIKPVYKGNYVETLTSFAAAFRAHQPPAIVQIFEVGTAIMHSTQGAIKPVDALMQEQGMSLPKDDFIPSIREFYSKNGTLQALPFNLSVPTMYYNADALAKAGYSHSNFPQTWEEMEVLAQKLKKVGYDCTYTTAYPGWVLFESFLAIHGLPLTQGKPQTAVFNTPQLVSHFKRLQRWHSQRYFRYAGRVDDATILFTSNICPLFSQSSGAYNSLAALVPFRLGVATMPLDTQISKVRHANVAGGAALWVVAGQDEVNYKGIAQFFAFIAQPQNQQRWHEHTGYLPLGLQGQYADIVKASQHPNLVLAQADLNSSIQEKPLKYLGPQNQIRSINDEVLEAMFAGLISPEAAVHQASVRANHVLLRFARNVQVNDDVPCCKWGY from the coding sequence ATGAATAAATTGCTCATTGGTTTATTGGCATTCTTTTGCACCTTAACCCTGCACGCAAAACCTGTTGAGCTGCTGCTGTGGCATGGTATGGCTGGGCATTTAGGCGATGAGGTTAAGTTGCTTGCTGATGATTTTAATAAGAGTCAAACGCAGTATATTATTAAGCCTGTTTATAAAGGTAATTATGTTGAAACATTAACGAGTTTTGCGGCCGCATTTAGGGCTCATCAACCACCGGCAATCGTACAAATTTTTGAGGTGGGTACGGCAATCATGCATTCAACTCAGGGAGCGATTAAGCCTGTTGATGCCTTAATGCAGGAACAGGGAATGAGTTTGCCTAAAGACGATTTTATTCCTTCAATTCGTGAGTTTTACAGTAAAAATGGAACGTTGCAGGCTTTGCCTTTTAACCTTTCCGTACCGACCATGTACTATAATGCGGATGCTCTGGCTAAAGCGGGGTATAGCCACAGTAATTTTCCTCAGACTTGGGAGGAAATGGAAGTATTAGCCCAAAAGCTTAAAAAGGTTGGTTATGATTGCACCTATACTACGGCTTATCCTGGTTGGGTACTTTTCGAGTCGTTTTTAGCAATTCACGGTCTACCACTAACTCAAGGGAAACCACAGACGGCAGTTTTTAATACGCCTCAATTAGTTAGTCATTTTAAACGTTTGCAGCGCTGGCATTCGCAACGTTATTTTCGTTATGCTGGGCGGGTAGATGATGCCACCATTTTATTTACCAGCAATATTTGTCCATTATTTAGTCAATCCTCTGGAGCTTATAATAGTCTTGCTGCCTTAGTGCCTTTTCGCCTAGGAGTGGCGACCATGCCATTGGATACCCAAATTAGTAAGGTACGGCATGCGAATGTCGCAGGTGGGGCTGCTTTATGGGTTGTAGCTGGGCAAGATGAAGTAAATTATAAGGGAATAGCCCAATTCTTTGCATTTATTGCCCAGCCCCAAAACCAGCAGCGTTGGCATGAGCACACCGGTTATTTGCCCTTAGGCCTACAAGGTCAGTATGCGGATATTGTGAAGGCTAGTCAGCATCCCAATTTGGTATTGGCGCAAGCAGATTTAAACAGCAGCATACAAGAAAAACCACTAAAGTATCTCGGCCCACAAAATCAAATTCGCAGTATTAACGACGAGGTCTTGGAAGCGATGTTTGCTGGTTTAATCAGCCCTGAGGCGGCGGTACATCAAGCATCAGTGCGCGCTAATCACGTATTGTTGCGTTTTGCTCGAAATGTACAGGTGAATGATGATGTCCCCTGTTGTAAGTGGGGCTATTAG
- a CDS encoding DUF2608 domain-containing protein, which produces MPHTIKEIKHFRDALKTVHFNSWLVLDLDNTVMKPRLSLGGDAWFEGLFTHCLQHNIAPTIYQIALLSVYNAVQNFVRTSAVESNIVLIIKALQDIGIPVIGLTARGYSISQQTIRQLADVGVDFSQNSIIPDNHSSCQGGIIFCDGKDKGEKLKEIITQLECIPGHVAMIDDKKKHLERMQLTLESLKIPFSGFRYSYLDEEVQQFDMEQANIQLTHLWDRLSPAVKKNVMALELLSDEPHNTASSSDYEGNFFQLPHSLPVVILPPELDAQPLTQQATSMIRSPKFFYKKNQDDVIVLEGMEEPPLIPRNH; this is translated from the coding sequence ATGCCCCACACGATTAAAGAAATAAAGCATTTTCGTGATGCCTTAAAAACAGTTCATTTTAACAGCTGGTTAGTTTTAGATTTAGATAACACCGTTATGAAACCTCGCCTGTCCTTAGGAGGTGATGCCTGGTTTGAGGGATTATTTACGCATTGCCTACAACATAATATTGCACCAACAATTTATCAAATCGCCCTACTCTCCGTTTATAATGCGGTGCAAAATTTTGTGCGTACGTCTGCTGTAGAATCAAATATAGTTCTTATCATTAAAGCCCTGCAAGATATTGGGATACCCGTAATTGGATTAACAGCTCGTGGGTATTCCATCAGTCAACAAACGATAAGACAGCTTGCCGACGTAGGAGTAGATTTCTCTCAAAATAGTATTATTCCGGATAATCATTCTTCTTGCCAAGGCGGTATCATCTTTTGTGATGGCAAAGATAAAGGTGAAAAATTAAAAGAGATTATTACTCAGCTGGAATGTATTCCTGGCCATGTCGCGATGATTGATGATAAAAAGAAACACTTAGAACGAATGCAGCTCACTTTAGAATCTTTAAAAATCCCTTTTAGTGGTTTTCGTTATAGTTATCTTGATGAAGAAGTGCAGCAATTTGATATGGAGCAGGCAAATATACAACTAACACATTTATGGGACCGGCTATCGCCTGCGGTGAAAAAAAATGTGATGGCTCTGGAGCTATTGTCTGATGAGCCGCATAATACTGCAAGTTCCTCAGACTACGAAGGTAATTTTTTTCAACTACCACATTCTTTGCCAGTAGTTATATTACCTCCTGAATTAGATGCTCAGCCCCTTACCCAACAAGCCACATCAATGATACGTTCACCAAAGTTTTTTTATAAGAAAAATCAAGATGATGTGATTGTGTTAGAAGGAATGGAGGAGCCTCCACTTATCCCCCGCAACCATTAA
- a CDS encoding S1C family serine protease produces the protein MPKDKFGTASQPPISSQEETTKKKQKIKEPHNNATPPPSGSPSTDFTAEDFVFLNDNEHARYAPNSKKVGHAVIVEQGHQTIALQYGLPSSTKDKAPTVRPLEDIEAIEPFHGMHRYRAHTPQGTSMYSKRIISGTVGEQDNENPIQIACFSPGPQEGKPPFWGSTRQTPLFRTDLSETVRKDLEKELKEIKPVTKGGEALRVEHASVPRRDQYKTRNPDQNTVMGESARDAYENFFNNMVDELHPEMKERLKRAFSADLKDAFHKNSYRPEWLHAKGWSLMPMSIDPQTKDNLGAGPKWANTQMMILERIIKWFALHAPESLLSIKPKFDMLLDSELIKHIDFKVKIQIKERFVELTQSIDPFLAYPMFPKASDLAQGTGITHSILHHHAPTSEQVVKRTPRMSTRNRPQKEEQASSSVSILTQARMDESSGSVTKTKPKSATSSRQLANSSDTEDDLISIPQIKRPKARPESSQQKIPLLSASKGNRKKRKHEDEVTEEEAAASPSTKKSKYPTNHKHDKSVTQIFTEFFVPDYDNPWLGPKSASCSGSGFVVERFGKKYVLTNAHVAENATYMQLRLGNSHKKYEAKLVGSLPGYQCDLALLSVADPEFQASIVPVEFGEMVKLQQKITVIGYPMGGTELSISKGIVSRIQVDSYSMSDQRLLQAQVDAAVNPGNSGGPVFSDGKVVGVAFQGYGGHQGLSYIIPVPIIKHFLDEVLSNKEYRGFPTIPMITEELENANERAYYKMAKRTGVRITNIDNLSDAYGKLKRDDILLAIDGLPISNEGTVDIPGIGNCIDFCHVTQSKFIGDTVMLRVLRKNQINNRTEELDIEVVLDTILGDTEKVSVEEHDKMPTYYINSGICFVPLTRNYMNGEGFAFEDMHLVEENCSLPDAPKKSPNEQIIVINTILKCNETQGYEKHIQAIVKEINGKPINNIHDVLLAMGQHQGEQHVITLGSKSKIVIPNMSAQEHARLLKRHHISHDRSVDLVAAQDIRASAEEVAIPKDNLMRSPVPQKFFPHGLLGKPEKKHVDLRTPSRRILAESSSDESEQDEDDLFSAGITPGMRSYMQKIQEMSERYKDASDLDEEEIDSEEFEASSDDLSELSDQSSQSATYEASNEDTDSITQEDEIESDEEEIAIEEVKPPRRAPTGPRRHVFFQSTSMDVDPPPAKTSHNFFLK, from the coding sequence ATGCCAAAAGATAAATTTGGTACGGCATCTCAGCCCCCGATCAGTTCTCAAGAAGAAACCACCAAGAAAAAACAAAAAATAAAAGAGCCACACAATAATGCTACCCCACCCCCATCCGGCAGCCCATCCACTGATTTCACTGCAGAGGATTTTGTTTTTCTGAATGATAATGAGCATGCCCGTTATGCACCAAATAGTAAAAAAGTAGGACATGCTGTTATTGTAGAACAAGGCCATCAAACAATTGCACTGCAGTACGGACTACCCTCCTCAACCAAAGATAAAGCACCGACTGTCCGCCCATTAGAAGATATCGAAGCAATAGAACCATTCCATGGAATGCATCGTTATCGTGCCCATACGCCACAAGGCACCTCTATGTATTCTAAACGCATTATTTCTGGCACAGTTGGTGAACAAGATAATGAAAATCCTATTCAAATAGCTTGTTTTTCCCCTGGACCACAAGAAGGGAAACCACCCTTTTGGGGCTCAACAAGACAAACACCTTTATTTCGCACGGATCTTTCTGAAACTGTGAGAAAAGATTTAGAAAAAGAACTCAAAGAAATCAAACCAGTCACTAAAGGTGGCGAGGCATTAAGGGTTGAGCATGCTTCTGTACCACGACGGGATCAGTACAAAACAAGAAATCCTGATCAAAATACCGTTATGGGTGAATCAGCTCGTGATGCTTATGAAAACTTCTTTAACAACATGGTTGATGAACTCCATCCCGAAATGAAGGAGCGCTTAAAACGTGCTTTTTCTGCGGATCTAAAAGACGCTTTTCATAAAAATAGCTATCGCCCGGAATGGTTACATGCCAAAGGCTGGTCATTAATGCCTATGAGCATCGATCCACAAACTAAAGACAATTTAGGCGCAGGACCTAAATGGGCTAATACGCAAATGATGATTTTAGAGCGGATTATTAAATGGTTTGCTCTTCACGCGCCTGAATCACTATTAAGTATCAAACCTAAATTTGACATGCTGCTTGATTCAGAATTAATTAAGCACATTGATTTCAAAGTTAAAATTCAAATAAAAGAACGCTTTGTGGAATTGACTCAATCAATCGATCCTTTCCTGGCATATCCAATGTTTCCGAAAGCATCTGATCTAGCTCAAGGTACTGGAATAACTCATAGTATCCTGCACCATCACGCTCCAACCAGTGAGCAAGTGGTAAAAAGAACGCCAAGAATGTCGACAAGAAACCGCCCTCAAAAAGAGGAGCAAGCAAGTTCTTCCGTATCAATTTTAACCCAGGCGCGGATGGATGAATCCAGCGGTTCAGTAACCAAAACAAAACCCAAATCCGCTACCAGCAGTCGTCAACTAGCAAATAGCTCTGATACAGAAGATGATTTGATTAGTATTCCCCAGATAAAACGTCCCAAAGCACGTCCTGAAAGCTCGCAGCAAAAAATCCCCCTTTTAAGTGCGAGCAAAGGCAATCGCAAAAAAAGAAAGCATGAAGACGAGGTTACAGAAGAAGAGGCCGCAGCTTCTCCAAGCACCAAAAAGTCCAAATACCCTACGAATCACAAGCATGACAAATCAGTAACCCAAATTTTTACTGAGTTTTTTGTGCCCGATTATGATAATCCTTGGTTAGGCCCAAAATCAGCCTCATGCTCAGGTTCAGGTTTCGTTGTTGAACGCTTTGGGAAAAAATACGTTTTGACCAATGCTCATGTAGCTGAGAATGCGACTTATATGCAATTACGTTTAGGTAATAGCCATAAAAAATATGAGGCAAAACTTGTAGGTAGCCTTCCAGGCTATCAATGTGACTTAGCCCTATTGTCGGTTGCTGATCCAGAATTTCAAGCATCTATAGTTCCTGTTGAATTTGGCGAAATGGTTAAATTACAACAAAAAATAACCGTTATTGGTTATCCAATGGGCGGCACCGAACTGTCTATCTCCAAAGGAATTGTTTCACGTATTCAAGTTGATAGTTATTCGATGAGCGACCAACGTTTATTGCAGGCACAAGTTGATGCAGCAGTGAATCCTGGGAACAGCGGTGGACCAGTTTTTTCTGATGGCAAGGTTGTCGGTGTTGCGTTTCAAGGCTATGGTGGTCATCAAGGGTTAAGTTATATTATTCCTGTGCCAATCATAAAACATTTCCTCGATGAAGTATTAAGCAATAAAGAGTATCGTGGCTTTCCCACTATACCGATGATTACCGAAGAGCTTGAAAATGCCAACGAGCGCGCATACTACAAAATGGCGAAAAGAACAGGGGTGCGTATCACTAATATTGATAATTTATCTGATGCTTATGGTAAATTAAAAAGAGATGATATTTTACTTGCCATTGATGGTTTACCTATTTCGAATGAAGGTACAGTAGATATTCCTGGAATCGGAAATTGTATTGATTTTTGTCATGTAACTCAGTCAAAGTTTATTGGTGACACAGTTATGCTGAGGGTATTACGCAAAAACCAAATAAATAACCGCACCGAAGAATTAGATATTGAAGTTGTTTTAGATACTATTTTGGGTGATACCGAAAAAGTCTCTGTTGAAGAACACGACAAAATGCCAACTTATTATATTAATTCTGGAATTTGCTTTGTTCCCTTAACCCGAAATTACATGAACGGAGAAGGGTTTGCTTTTGAAGACATGCATTTAGTTGAGGAAAATTGCTCATTGCCTGATGCTCCGAAAAAAAGCCCAAATGAACAAATAATCGTTATCAATACCATCCTGAAATGTAATGAAACCCAAGGCTACGAGAAGCATATTCAGGCGATTGTTAAAGAGATTAATGGTAAACCAATTAACAACATCCATGATGTTCTTCTGGCTATGGGGCAACATCAAGGAGAGCAACACGTCATTACTCTCGGTTCAAAATCTAAAATTGTCATCCCGAATATGTCTGCTCAAGAACATGCTCGGCTACTAAAACGTCATCATATTTCTCATGATCGCTCTGTAGATTTAGTTGCAGCTCAAGACATAAGAGCTTCAGCTGAAGAAGTAGCAATACCAAAAGATAATTTGATGCGTTCTCCAGTCCCACAAAAGTTTTTTCCTCATGGCTTGCTTGGAAAACCAGAAAAAAAACATGTGGACCTGCGTACTCCTAGTCGACGCATACTTGCCGAGTCATCATCGGATGAATCAGAACAGGATGAGGATGATCTATTTAGTGCAGGCATAACCCCTGGTATGCGAAGTTACATGCAAAAAATTCAAGAGATGAGCGAGCGTTATAAAGATGCTTCTGATCTCGATGAAGAAGAAATAGACAGCGAAGAATTTGAGGCTAGCTCTGATGACCTCAGTGAGCTTTCAGATCAGTCAAGTCAGAGTGCTACGTATGAAGCAAGCAATGAGGACACTGATAGTATAACTCAAGAGGATGAAATCGAATCCGATGAAGAAGAGATAGCAATTGAGGAAGTGAAGCCACCGCGACGAGCCCCAACAGGTCCGCGCCGCCATGTATTTTTCCAATCAACATCTATGGATGTGGATCCTCCCCCCGCAAAAACAAGTCACAATTTCTTTTTAAAATAA